A genome region from Triticum aestivum cultivar Chinese Spring chromosome 2B, IWGSC CS RefSeq v2.1, whole genome shotgun sequence includes the following:
- the LOC123042717 gene encoding uncharacterized protein: protein MLNVEECGSTVARAIAFGAENVAKGILWCGVITVNKLHRANEVSPEMLGHIKMLHVRICDYLLMVNLKIVVKMQPAWNSRKKGISNKEISWFSARLLATVADGEHCYGCCTVAGFGHAAGAPSDWCGCLCSESVVSTGSQVPLLIL from the exons ATGCTCAACGTCGAGGAGTGCGGCAGCACCGTGGCCAGGGCCATAGCGTTCGGTGCCGAGAACGTGGCCAAGGGGATCCTATGGTGCGGGGTGATAACCGTGAACAAGCTCCACCGGGCGAACGAGGTCAGCCCGGAGATGCTCGGGCATATCAAAAT GCTTCATGTGCGTATATGTGACTATTTGCTTATGGTGAACTTGAAGATAGTCGTTAAG ATGCAACCGGCGTGGAATTCAAGGAAGAAGGGCATTTCGAACAAAGAAATCAGCTG GTTTAGTGCCAGGCTCCTTGCTACTGTAGCTGATGGGGAACACTGCTATGGCTGCTGCACGGTGGCGGGGTTTGGGCATGCCGCTGGTGCTCCATCAGATTGGTGTGGATGCCTATGCTCGGAATCTGTTGTATCTACGGGTTCCCAG GTCCCCTTGCTAATTTTATAG